A segment of the Corynebacterium liangguodongii genome:
GTCCTTATGTTGATTGCCCTCGCCATGACATGCGCCGCACCCCTGCTTGCTGCACGCATTGTGGGGCGAAACCCGCTGGAGCTGTTCAGCTCTAGCGGCCGCTTCCGCTGGCGCCTCGCGTGGGTTTCAGCAGCTGCGGCCGCTGTGGCCTACGCGGTGATGTACCTCTGCGGATTGATTCTCTACGGAATTCCCGACGTCACGCTATCTGCCAAGGGGACAGCCTTCATCCTCGTCTGCGTGCTCGTCGTCCCCTATCAGGCGCTCGCCGAGGAGTTGCTCTTCCGCTCCGCGATACCTCAGATCGTCGGTGCGTGGGTGCGCAGCCCGTTCATCGCCTACGGCGCCGCTGTTCCCCTGTTCGCCGCGGGGCATGGATACAACTGGATCGGGATGAGCGACATCATCATCTACGCCGTGTGCGCAGCCGGTCTGACCTTCTACACCAACGGAATCGAGGCCGCCGTAGCGCTCCACGCTGTCGGTAATATCGTCGCTTTCAGTGGCCTTGGCCTCGGGTTCGCCGATCCGACAGAGTTCGACGTCGACGCCTCGGCGGCGCTATTTTCCATCGCTTCCACGCTGCTGGGGGTCGCAGCGACGGTGTGGGCTCTGCGCAGGTGGGTCGGGGTTGAACCCGCCGGACATCCTACTCCTCGTCGGTTGACAGCGCCGCCACGAACGCCTCCTGCGGCACCGTGACCGAACCGATGGACTTCATGCGCTTCTTGCCGGCCTTCTGCTTCTCCAAAAGCTTGCGCTTGCGCGAGATGTCGCCGCCATAGCACTTCGACAGCACGTCCTTGCGCAGCGCGCGGATGTTCTCGCGGGCGATGATCTTCGCCCCGATTGCAGCCTGCACCGGCACCTCGAACTGCTGGCGCGGGATGAGCTCCTTGAGCTTCTTTGTCATCTTGTTTCCGTACCACTGGGCGGAATCGCGGTGGACGATCGCAGAGAACGCATCGACCGGTTCGCCCTGGAGCAGGATGTCCACCTTGACCAGGTCGGCCTCCTGTTCCCCGGCTTCTTCGTAGTTCAGGGAAGCGTAGCCCTTGGTGCGGGATTTCAGCATGTCGAAGAAGTCGAAAATGATCTCGCCGAGCGGCATGATGTAGCGCAGCTCCACGCGGTCTTCGGAGAGGTACTCCATGTTTTTCATGGTGCCGCGCTTGGACTGGCACAGCTCCATCGTCGTGCCCACGAACTCCTGGGGCACGATAATCGTCATGTTCACCACCGGCTCGTAGACCTCGCGCAGCTTGCCGCCCGGCCAGTCAGAGGGGTTGTGGACGAGGGATTCGGTGCCGTCTTCAGCGACGACTCGGTAGGTCACGCTCGGGGCCGTGGAGATGAGATCCAGGTCGAATTCTCGCTCGAGGCGGTCTCGGGTGATCTCCATGTGGAGCAGGCCAAGGAAGCCGCAGCGGAAGCCGAAGCCGAGAGCCACGGAGGTCTCGGGCTCCCAGGTCAGGGAGGCGTCGTTAAGCTGCAGCTTCTCCAGCGACTCGCGCAGGTCCGGGAAGTCCTCCTGGGAGACGGGGAAGAGCCCCGAATACACCATGGGACGCACGTCTTCGAACCCGGCCAACGGTGCTTCCGCACCCTTGTTCGCCCAGGTTACCGTGTCGCCGACGCGGGTCTCGCGGACATCCTTCACACCAGTGATGAGGTATCCCACCTCGCCGGGGCCCAAGCCCTTGGTCTTCTTCATCGTCGGCGAAACCACCCCGATTTCGAGGATTTCATGCTTGACCCCGGTGTTCATCATCTGCACCTGCTGGTTCGGCTCGAGCTTGCCATCCATCATGCGCACGTAGGTGACCACGCCGCGGTAGGTGTCGTAGACCGAGTCGAAGATGAGCGCGCGCGCCGGCGCGTCGGCACCGAACTCAGAGGTCGGAGGGGGCACAAGCTCGACGAGCTTGTCCAAAAGCTCCGGCACACCCACGCCCGTCTTACCGGAGACCCGCAGGACCTCCTCCGGCTCGCAGCCGATAATGTTCGCGATCTCGAGCGCGTACTTATCCGGGTCGGCGGCGGGCAGGTCGATCTTGTTGAGCACCGGGATGATTTCCAGGTCCTTGTCCATCGCCATGTAGAGGTTGGCCAGGGTCTGGGCCTCGATGCCCTGGGCGGCGTCGACAAGCAAGATGGCTCCCTCGCAGGCCTCGAGCGCGCGGGAGACCTCGTAGGAGAAGTCGACGTGGCCGGGGGTGTCGATCATTTGCAGGATCGTCTGCTGGCCGGCGAAGCGCCCCGCCGCGGGCGTCCACGGAAGCCGCACGTTCTGCGCCTTGATGGTGATGCCGCGCTCGCGCTCGATATCCATGTTGTCGAGGTACTGATCGCGCATGTCGCGCGCGTCAACGACGTTGGAGAGCTGGAGGATGCGGTCGGCCAGGGTGGATTTGCCGTGGTCGATGTGGGCAATGATGCAGAAATTCCGGATCAGGGAGGGATCCGTAAACGTCGTCTCCGCGAAGGAGGTTTTCGAGGCAGCCATGATTAGGCCTACTCTACCGGCTCCGTGGGGAGGAGAAAACACGCAGCGGGCCGCTTGTACGCCCGCGTGCGCAGTCGTAGAGTGGGTCGCTACAGCACGCACATCCGCGTGAGCAAAAAAGATGAAAGGGGGGGTGCGAAAATGAGCCTGTTTCGCCGCAAGCGCCCGCGGGAGGAGAAGGCAGGCCCCCTCGACGAGGGCCTAGCCCTGCTCAACGAGCGTCTCGGCTCCTCCCCGCGCGCCCCCCGGGACCCCGCAAAGGTGCCCACGGCCTCGCTCGTCGTGCGCCCCACGGCGGGGCTCGCCCGCAGCATCTACTACGCCCCTGACATGGACGGGCAGGCCGAACCCGGCGAGGTCGTCTGGGCGAGCGTGCCCTCCGATCCCCCGCGGGAGCGCTCCTTGCTCATCATCGGCCGCGAGCACCACGACCTGCTCGCGCTACTCATCTCCCCCGCCAAGGAGCACGCGCACAGCCCCGACTGGCTCGACATCGGCTCCGGCGAGTGGGAATCCTCCGGCGAGCCGTGCTGGGTGCGGGTGGATAAGACCCTCGTCGTGGCCGAAACGGACGTGCACCGACGCGGCGCCTCCATCCCTCTGCGGCGCTTCGAGCGCGTCGCCCACCGCCTCCGGGAGGATTACGGCTGGGCATAGCCGGCGGTTTGGTTTCTCGGGTAGGCGGTTGTTAGAGTGTAGGGGTTGTCCGTACCCGGACCCCACGGGTGCGCCCTGCTACGCGAGCAGGACCTTGGGCTCGCGTCGAGGCTTAGCCGAAGCGAGGGCGCGCGAGACCCGTCCGGGTGGTGACTGCGCACAAGCCAATCATCGATTTCAAGAGGTGCTCTACCCATGGCAAACATCAAGCAGCAGAAGAAGCGCGTTCTCACCAACGAGAAGCGCCGCCTGCGCAACAAGTCCATCCGTTCCGCCACACGCACGGAGATCCGCAAGTTCCGCGAGGCCGTCGAGTCCGGCGACAAGGCGGCCGCCGAGACCCAGCTGCGCGTCGCCTCGCGCAAGCTGGACAAGGCCGTGACCAAGGGCGTCTACCACCGCAACGCTGCGGCGAACAAGAAGTCCAACATGGCCCGCGCCTTCAACAAGATGGCCTAAAGCCCGCTCCGGCTAACGCCTGTTGCCCCGCTCCCCCCGCAAGGGGTGCGGGGCAACAGGCGTTTCTAACCCTGCAGGCGGGCCGCGATGTCCTCGCGCCCGAACACCTTCGCCGTCTCCACTGCGTTCGGCGCCCCCGCGTTAGGGTCGGCGCCCGCACCTAACAGCAGCTCGACGATGTCGTCTTCCTTCTTAAAAATCACGCCCGCGAGCGGCGACTGGCCTCTCGCGTTGAGCTTATTGACATCCGCGCCGCGCTCAATCAGCCCCCGCACGAGCTCGGCATGCCCGGCGTAGGCCGCGAGCATGAGCAGCGAGTTTCCGTCCTGGTTCGCCAGGTCCGCGCTCACGCCGTGATCGACGTAGGCCAGCAGCTCCGCGTTGCCTGTCCGCGCAAGATCAAAGAGCTTACCCGCAAACTCCTGAACCTCCTCCGGGACGTCGCCTGCCCGAGAATCCGTGTGTCCTTCGCGCTCTTCCATAGAGGCAATGTTAGCGGGCGAGCTGGCTGATGCGCGCCACGGCGTTTTCGACGCAAAACTCAGGGTCGCCGCCGCGGCCCTTGACCTCCGCGTCGAGGTCGGCGACGATGATCACGGCCTCCGAGACGGCCTCGCCCGACCAGTTCCTCGCCACTTGCATCGTCTTCCTTGCCACGAACGGGTGCATTCCGAGCTCCCGCGCGAGCTGGTCCGGGTTGCCCCGGGTGTTGTAGAGCTTGGCAATGTCGCCGATCTTGCGCGCGAGCGCCGCTGCGATGGCAACCGGGCTCACCCCCAGCTGCAGGGCCCTGCGTGTCGACGCCAACGCCCTGTCAACCCTGCCTTCCACCGCCTGGTCGGCGATGGTGAACCCGGAGACTTCTGCCACCCCTGTGTAGTAGGCGTGGACAGCGCCGACCGTGATCTCGCCTTCGGTATCGGCAACGAGCTGGCTCACCGCCGAGGCGAGCTCGCGCAAATCGGAGCCGACCGATTCCAGCAGCGCTGCCACGACGTCGGGGGTGGGCCGCACACCGAGGCGGCGAAACTCGTTGCTCACCCACGCCTGCCGGTCCCGGTCCTTCAGGGGCTCCGCCGAGTGCACCTGGGCGAGCTTTCTCAGCCTGGGAACATACGACTTGTTACGCCCACCACCAGAGTGCATGAGAATCAGCGTCATCCCCGGGGCGGGATCCTTCGCGGCGGCGAGCAGCAGCTCCGTGGGCTCCTTGCCCGCCTGGTCGACATCGCGAAACACCACGGCGCGCTCCTCGGCGAAGAGAGAGGGGCTCGTTGCCATTGCCAGCTCGCCCTCGCTGATATCCCCGGCGCGATAGGTGCTCACCTCTACGGCTGGGCTGAGCTCGGCGATAATCGCCTTCATGGCGCGCTCGGCGAGAAACTCGTCTTCTCCCAAGACGAGGTGGACCGGAGTGTGCATGCGCACCATCTTAAAACCTCCCGCTGACAGCGTGTTGTGTCCCGTCCGGGTAGAGACGCACCGGCCCGTCGCGGTGGGGGTAGAGCACGGGGATTCCGCCGGTGGTGACGACCGGGCGGTCGTGCGGACTGCCCTGCTCGGTCACCACCACGACCCTCGTGCCCGCAGGCACGGGCTCGATCTGGTCTTCGCTATTGACGACGTAGACGCCCCCGAGCCGCTCGAGGTCCACGGGCCTTCCTCCCAGCCCGGGCCCGACCGCCAAGGCGATCGCTGCTGCCACTGCCACCCCGAGCGTGGCCCGGGGCCGGCCGAGAAGAAGCCCCGCGGCCACCCATCCATAGCACACCACGACCCCGAGCGGACCGGCCTCGACCGTGGCAGCAGGCAGGCGCGCCCCCGCCTGCGCCACCGCGTGGATCCACGCGGTCATCGGCTCGATGAGGACTAAAAGCGGTTCCTCTAGACCGCCGGGGGCAAGCGCGAGCACTACTGCGCACAACCCGAGCACCGTGACCGGCGCGACCACGGGGGCGACCGCCAGATTAGATACCACCGAGACCACCGAGACCTCCCCTGACATGGAGGCGACAAGAGGCATCGTCACCGCGTCAGCGGCCAGCGCGACGCTCAGCGCGCGAAGCACAATCTCCGGCCACCCGGTCGGCGCGAAAAGACGTGTCAGGTGGGGGCTGAGTGCGACAATCCCCGCCGTGGCCACCACGGAGAGCGCGAAGCCGTAACTGACCGCAAGGTTGGAATCCACCATCACCAGCCCGATCACCGCGAGGCAGAGGGCGTGGATGGGCTCTGTCGTGGAGGATGCCAGCACGGCGACCAGTCCCACGAGGCCCATGACGGAGGCACGCAGCACGCTCGGTTCGGGCCCCACGAGGGCCGCAAAAGCGGCAAGCGCGGCGGCCGCCACCGCGACGCGGCCGCGCAGACCG
Coding sequences within it:
- a CDS encoding ankyrin repeat domain-containing protein codes for the protein MEEREGHTDSRAGDVPEEVQEFAGKLFDLARTGNAELLAYVDHGVSADLANQDGNSLLMLAAYAGHAELVRGLIERGADVNKLNARGQSPLAGVIFKKEDDIVELLLGAGADPNAGAPNAVETAKVFGREDIAARLQG
- a CDS encoding ComEC/Rec2 family competence protein translates to MRELRLVPAACAVWVATLITLAWGSWQCAVCLALAAAAAAAWREPGQAILIAGVGGCAAVVTQLRVVAASRWRFGGEFVATIAGEPRDLPAGGFLVRLSVEGHPGTVPLFTRSLPEAAVAGASVRIDAAATESDVLGTTQVALHGALEVVRGPEGLAGWAHHVKQVFADAVTSTVGPASQGLIPGMVLGDTSLQSPEEEQAYIDTGLSHLSAVSGSNVAIVTSAAAVIAAACGAGLRGRVAVAAAALAAFAALVGPEPSVLRASVMGLVGLVAVLASSTTEPIHALCLAVIGLVMVDSNLAVSYGFALSVVATAGIVALSPHLTRLFAPTGWPEIVLRALSVALAADAVTMPLVASMSGEVSVVSVVSNLAVAPVVAPVTVLGLCAVVLALAPGGLEEPLLVLIEPMTAWIHAVAQAGARLPAATVEAGPLGVVVCYGWVAAGLLLGRPRATLGVAVAAAIALAVGPGLGGRPVDLERLGGVYVVNSEDQIEPVPAGTRVVVVTEQGSPHDRPVVTTGGIPVLYPHRDGPVRLYPDGTQHAVSGRF
- a CDS encoding type II toxin-antitoxin system PemK/MazF family toxin, which encodes MSLFRRKRPREEKAGPLDEGLALLNERLGSSPRAPRDPAKVPTASLVVRPTAGLARSIYYAPDMDGQAEPGEVVWASVPSDPPRERSLLIIGREHHDLLALLISPAKEHAHSPDWLDIGSGEWESSGEPCWVRVDKTLVVAETDVHRRGASIPLRRFERVAHRLREDYGWA
- the lepA gene encoding translation elongation factor 4, which produces MAASKTSFAETTFTDPSLIRNFCIIAHIDHGKSTLADRILQLSNVVDARDMRDQYLDNMDIERERGITIKAQNVRLPWTPAAGRFAGQQTILQMIDTPGHVDFSYEVSRALEACEGAILLVDAAQGIEAQTLANLYMAMDKDLEIIPVLNKIDLPAADPDKYALEIANIIGCEPEEVLRVSGKTGVGVPELLDKLVELVPPPTSEFGADAPARALIFDSVYDTYRGVVTYVRMMDGKLEPNQQVQMMNTGVKHEILEIGVVSPTMKKTKGLGPGEVGYLITGVKDVRETRVGDTVTWANKGAEAPLAGFEDVRPMVYSGLFPVSQEDFPDLRESLEKLQLNDASLTWEPETSVALGFGFRCGFLGLLHMEITRDRLEREFDLDLISTAPSVTYRVVAEDGTESLVHNPSDWPGGKLREVYEPVVNMTIIVPQEFVGTTMELCQSKRGTMKNMEYLSEDRVELRYIMPLGEIIFDFFDMLKSRTKGYASLNYEEAGEQEADLVKVDILLQGEPVDAFSAIVHRDSAQWYGNKMTKKLKELIPRQQFEVPVQAAIGAKIIARENIRALRKDVLSKCYGGDISRKRKLLEKQKAGKKRMKSIGSVTVPQEAFVAALSTDEE
- the rpsT gene encoding 30S ribosomal protein S20; the encoded protein is MANIKQQKKRVLTNEKRRLRNKSIRSATRTEIRKFREAVESGDKAAAETQLRVASRKLDKAVTKGVYHRNAAANKKSNMARAFNKMA
- the holA gene encoding DNA polymerase III subunit delta; protein product: MVRMHTPVHLVLGEDEFLAERAMKAIIAELSPAVEVSTYRAGDISEGELAMATSPSLFAEERAVVFRDVDQAGKEPTELLLAAAKDPAPGMTLILMHSGGGRNKSYVPRLRKLAQVHSAEPLKDRDRQAWVSNEFRRLGVRPTPDVVAALLESVGSDLRELASAVSQLVADTEGEITVGAVHAYYTGVAEVSGFTIADQAVEGRVDRALASTRRALQLGVSPVAIAAALARKIGDIAKLYNTRGNPDQLARELGMHPFVARKTMQVARNWSGEAVSEAVIIVADLDAEVKGRGGDPEFCVENAVARISQLAR